A part of Peromyscus maniculatus bairdii isolate BWxNUB_F1_BW_parent chromosome 10, HU_Pman_BW_mat_3.1, whole genome shotgun sequence genomic DNA contains:
- the LOC102914490 gene encoding alpha-S2-casein-like A, with amino-acid sequence MKYFIFTCLVAVALAKHVVKDQSIEESARIIHRNYKQDNDVSVQTIQDSASSSSSEESEEKINDKIVQTEEQKVNLNEQKKIKQFFQDFSCPQFCLPVAQQQTDMNQWAQGQTIRNIPNQESISIFVKEILKKIIDMVKSNQIHQFNIPQFPQAVQQQVPVTYWNTNKYYTNPYAPYVV; translated from the exons ATGAAGTACTTCATCTTTACCTGCCTGGTGGCTGTCGCTCTGGCAAAACAT gtgGTAAAGGATCAATCCATTGAG gaatCTGCAAGAATCATCCACAGA AACTATAAGCAGGACAATGATGTGTCCGTCCAAACAATTCAG GACTCTGCTAGCAGTTCATCCAGTGAG GAATCTGAGGAGAAAATCAATGAT aaaattGTACAGACTGAAGAACAAAAGGTCAACCTAAATGAGCAG aaaaaaatcaagcagTTTTTCCAGGACTTTTCCTGCCCCCAgttttgcctgcctgttgccCAACAGCAGACTGATATGAACCAGTGGGCCCAGGGTCAGACCATCCGTAATATTCCCAACCAG gaATCCATCAGCATCTTTGTGAAG gaaatccTGAAGAAGATTATCGATATG gttAAGAGCAACCAAATTCACCAGTTCAACATCCCCCAATTTCCCCAGGCTGTTCAACAGCAGGTGCCTGTAACCTACTGGAACACCAATAAGTATTACACCAACCCATATGCTccatatgtg GTTTGA